In Comamonas sp. lk, the following proteins share a genomic window:
- a CDS encoding acyl-CoA dehydrogenase family protein → MTDNYLTPDALAVIERTKALVPKLLERAQQADRDGKISDATIQEMAEAGLFKVLQPKRWGGYEMDPRVFYTVQMELAKGCMSTAWIYGVVGVHPWQLALFPAQAQQDVWGKDGGVRIASTYMPTGKAEPVEGGFNFNGRWSFSTGSKHCDWLFLGGLLPKRDGTPGLEHVTFLLPKSDYRIEDNWDVLGLRGTGSHDIVVENAFVPAHRIQYTNDHSDLGCPGRVENPGWLYRIPFTHVFQRAVSTACLGALEGAIAEFTRRATSHVGKHGNRMAEDVNAQTAVTEATIAVDQLKLVMFRNYARIVDAAKTGIQLSLDERLLQRAQASYVPKLTGLHANELMRACAASGTFKTNMIERVFRDIHQGRTHIANNTDAYVRAYGSHVLGIPNQEPFV, encoded by the coding sequence ATGACAGACAACTACCTCACCCCCGATGCACTTGCCGTGATTGAGCGCACCAAGGCCCTGGTGCCCAAGCTGCTGGAACGTGCTCAGCAGGCGGACCGTGACGGCAAGATCAGCGACGCAACCATTCAGGAAATGGCCGAGGCAGGTCTCTTCAAGGTGCTGCAGCCCAAGCGCTGGGGCGGTTACGAGATGGATCCGCGTGTGTTCTACACCGTGCAGATGGAGCTGGCCAAAGGCTGCATGTCCACGGCCTGGATTTATGGCGTGGTCGGTGTTCACCCCTGGCAGCTGGCGCTGTTTCCCGCTCAGGCGCAGCAAGACGTGTGGGGCAAGGATGGCGGCGTGCGCATTGCCTCGACCTATATGCCCACGGGCAAGGCCGAGCCGGTAGAAGGCGGCTTCAATTTCAACGGCCGCTGGAGCTTTTCCACCGGCTCCAAGCATTGCGACTGGCTGTTCCTGGGCGGCTTGCTGCCCAAGCGCGACGGCACTCCGGGCCTGGAGCACGTGACTTTCCTGCTGCCCAAGTCCGACTACCGCATCGAAGACAACTGGGATGTGCTGGGTCTGCGCGGCACCGGCAGCCATGACATCGTGGTGGAAAACGCTTTCGTGCCTGCGCACCGCATTCAATACACCAATGACCACAGCGATTTGGGCTGCCCCGGCCGCGTGGAGAACCCGGGCTGGCTGTATCGCATTCCGTTTACCCATGTGTTCCAGCGTGCTGTGTCCACCGCCTGCCTGGGCGCGCTGGAAGGCGCGATTGCCGAATTCACCCGCCGCGCCACCTCGCACGTGGGCAAGCACGGCAACCGAATGGCGGAAGATGTGAATGCGCAGACCGCCGTGACGGAAGCCACGATTGCGGTGGATCAGCTCAAGCTGGTGATGTTCCGCAACTACGCCCGCATCGTGGACGCCGCCAAGACCGGCATCCAGCTGTCGCTGGACGAGCGTCTGCTGCAGCGTGCCCAAGCCTCCTATGTGCCCAAGCTGACGGGTCTGCACGCCAATGAGTTGATGCGTGCCTGTGCTGCCAGTGGTACTTTCAAGACCAATATGATCGAGCGCGTGTTCCGCGACATCCACCAGGGCCGCACCCATATTGCCAACAACACGGACGCTTATGTTCGCGCCTACGGCTCCCATGTGCTGGGCATTCCCAACCAGGAGCCCTTCGTCTAA
- a CDS encoding FAD-dependent oxidoreductase, whose protein sequence is MAEQEYDVVVVGSGAGALLGAIRAKEQGLKTLLIEKTELFGGTSALSGGGIWIPINYDQKHAGVKDDLETAFSYMKRCVRGMATDDRVLAYVETAHKMADYLRDIGIPYRAMAKYADYYPHIEGSRPGGRTMDPVDFNAAKLGVEALESMRPGPPGNQLFGRMSINAFEAHSMLSRELKSRFTLIGIMLKYFLDYPWRNKTRRDRRLTGGQALIAGLLTAARKAGVEMWSSSALKELVQDASGRVTGVIIEKSGQRQQINAKRGVLLAAGGFERNQEMRDQYLNKPSKAEWTATPVGGNTGDAHRAGQAVGAQLHLMDWSWGVPTMDVPKEPAFRGIFVERSLPGCMVVNAKGQRFLNESGPYPEFQQAMLAEHAKGNGGVPAWIVFDASFRAQNPMGPLMPGSAVPDSKLRRSWLNNVYWKGETLEDLAAQIGVDAAGLKDSARKMTEYAQSGKDLDFDRGGNVFDRYYGDPRMKNPNLGAIDKGPFYAMRLWPGEIGTKGGLLTDREARVLDAQGKVIEGLYCVGNNSASVMGPAYAGAGSTLGPAMTFAFRAVAEMSGKPLPLERTDLLGKAV, encoded by the coding sequence GTGGCAGAACAAGAATATGACGTGGTGGTGGTGGGCTCGGGTGCAGGAGCCTTGCTGGGTGCGATTCGCGCCAAGGAGCAGGGTCTGAAGACCTTGCTGATTGAAAAGACAGAGCTTTTTGGCGGCACCTCGGCATTGTCCGGTGGCGGCATCTGGATTCCGATCAACTACGATCAAAAGCACGCCGGTGTGAAAGACGATCTGGAAACCGCTTTCAGTTACATGAAGCGCTGTGTGCGCGGCATGGCCACCGACGACCGCGTGCTGGCCTATGTGGAAACCGCCCACAAGATGGCCGATTACCTGCGCGATATCGGTATTCCTTACCGCGCCATGGCCAAGTATGCTGACTACTACCCGCATATCGAAGGTTCCAGGCCCGGTGGCCGCACCATGGATCCGGTGGATTTCAATGCCGCCAAGTTGGGTGTGGAGGCTCTGGAGAGCATGCGCCCAGGCCCTCCCGGCAATCAGCTGTTTGGCCGTATGAGCATCAATGCCTTTGAGGCGCATTCCATGCTCTCGCGTGAGTTGAAGTCTCGCTTCACCCTCATCGGCATCATGCTCAAGTACTTCCTGGATTACCCCTGGCGCAACAAGACCCGGCGCGATCGCCGCTTGACCGGTGGCCAGGCTTTGATTGCCGGTCTGCTGACGGCTGCACGCAAAGCCGGTGTGGAAATGTGGAGCAGCTCTGCGCTCAAGGAATTGGTTCAGGATGCCAGTGGCCGTGTGACGGGCGTCATCATTGAAAAAAGCGGCCAGCGCCAGCAGATCAATGCCAAGCGCGGCGTGCTGCTGGCTGCCGGTGGCTTTGAGCGCAACCAGGAAATGCGCGACCAGTACCTGAATAAGCCCAGCAAGGCTGAATGGACGGCGACCCCGGTGGGCGGCAATACCGGTGATGCCCATCGAGCCGGGCAGGCTGTGGGTGCGCAGCTGCATCTGATGGATTGGTCCTGGGGCGTGCCGACCATGGATGTACCCAAGGAGCCCGCATTCCGCGGCATTTTTGTGGAGCGTTCGCTGCCGGGCTGCATGGTGGTTAATGCCAAGGGTCAACGTTTTCTCAATGAATCCGGTCCTTATCCCGAGTTTCAGCAGGCCATGCTGGCCGAGCATGCCAAGGGTAATGGCGGTGTTCCCGCGTGGATCGTGTTTGATGCAAGCTTTAGGGCCCAGAACCCCATGGGCCCCTTGATGCCTGGTTCGGCCGTGCCCGACAGCAAGCTGCGCAGAAGCTGGTTGAACAATGTGTACTGGAAGGGCGAGACGCTGGAAGATCTGGCGGCCCAGATCGGCGTGGATGCAGCCGGTCTCAAAGACAGTGCCCGCAAGATGACGGAGTATGCCCAGAGCGGCAAGGACCTCGACTTCGATCGCGGCGGCAATGTGTTCGATCGCTACTACGGCGATCCGCGCATGAAAAACCCCAATCTGGGGGCCATAGACAAAGGTCCGTTCTACGCCATGCGCCTGTGGCCCGGCGAGATCGGAACCAAGGGTGGCCTGCTCACCGATCGCGAAGCCCGTGTGCTCGACGCGCAGGGCAAGGTCATTGAAGGGCTGTATTGCGTGGGCAACAACTCTGCTTCCGTCATGGGCCCGGCATATGCGGGGGCTGGCTCCACTTTGGGGCCTGCCATGACGTTTGCTTTTCGCGCCGTGGCCGAGATGAGCGGCAAGCCACTGCCTCTGGAACGCACCGATTTGCTGGGCAAAGCGGTCTGA